CTTCGCCCTCATGCTCGGCGCGTTCATCGCCGGGATCGCCCTGGGCAGCCTCCTGGTCAACCGGGGCGTGCTGCCGGGTAGCGATCCGCTGCGGCAGTTCGCGATCGCCCAGGCCGGCATTGCCTTGTTGGTCTCGCTGACCATACCGCTTTACGACCACCTGCCCCTGCTGGCCGTGCGCCTCGGCAACGTCATCGTGCGCTCACCCGAGACCTTCGGCCTCTTCCAGGGCCTGCAGTTCGGCGTGGCTGCCCTGCTCATGCTCCCGCCCACGACGTGCATCGGCATGACCCTGCCGCTGGCCGCCCGGGCGGCCACGCGGTCGCTGGCCGCCGTGGGCGAGGGCGTGGGCGGGGTCTTCGGCCTCAACACGCTGGGCAACGTGCTGGGAGCGATCGTCGCGGGCATCTGGCTCCTACCGCTGCTGGGCATCCGCGGCCTCATCGAGGCGGGCATGGCCGCCAACGCCCTCCTCGCGGGCTTGATCTGGCTGGCCGCGTGGCGCCCCCCGCGCGCCTGGCGGGGAGCCGCCCTGGCGGCGCCGCTGTTGATCGTCGCCCTGGCCCGCCTCCTGGCGCCCGCGTGGAACATGGAGACGCTGTCCGCCGGCGTCTTCCGGTTCCGGGGGCAGTTGCCCGCGGAGGCGACCAGCGCCACCTTCAAGGGCGATCCCGAGTTGCTCGAGACCCTCTACCACCGCGACGACGCCCACGGGACGGTCACCGTCACCCGGACCGCGCGGGACCTCAAGCTGCGGGTCAACGGCAAGGTCGACGCGACGGCCCAGGCGGATCTGGGGACCCAGATCCTCCTGGGCCAGCTCCCGCTCACTTTGCGGCCCGGCGCCCGGGACGTGCTGGTGATCGGCCTGGGCAGCGGCATCACCGTCGGGTCGGCGCTCGCGCACCCGGTCAGCCATGTCGACGTCGTCGAGATCTCGCCGGCCGTGGCCGAGGCCGCCCGCTTCTTCGCGCCCCACAACCGCGGCGCCCTGGAAGATCCGCGCGCGCGGCTCCACGTCGCCGACGCCCTCGCCTTCCTGCAACTGGCCCGCAAGCGCTACGACGTCGTCATCAGCGAGCCGTCGAACCCATGGATGGCCGGCGTGGGCAACCTCTTCACCCGCGAGTTCTACGCCATGGCCCGGGCGCGACTGGCCCCCGGCGGGCTCTTCGCCCAGTGGATCCACGTCTACGAGATGGACGACGAGACCGTGTCGCTGGTCCTGCGCACGTTCGCCGACGCGTTTCCCGCCATGACCGTGTGGCTCATGCAAGGCCGCGACTACCTCCTGGTGGGTTCGGCCGAGCCGCTCCGCCCCGATTTCGCTGCCTCCGAGCGCATGCTGGGCGC
The Candidatus Tanganyikabacteria bacterium DNA segment above includes these coding regions:
- a CDS encoding fused MFS/spermidine synthase, translated to GDRSRGDGSHGDGSHGDGSHGERKIRLLMFAVFASGFVSLAYEIAWIRLLSLVLGSSAYSFALMLGAFIAGIALGSLLVNRGVLPGSDPLRQFAIAQAGIALLVSLTIPLYDHLPLLAVRLGNVIVRSPETFGLFQGLQFGVAALLMLPPTTCIGMTLPLAARAATRSLAAVGEGVGGVFGLNTLGNVLGAIVAGIWLLPLLGIRGLIEAGMAANALLAGLIWLAAWRPPRAWRGAALAAPLLIVALARLLAPAWNMETLSAGVFRFRGQLPAEATSATFKGDPELLETLYHRDDAHGTVTVTRTARDLKLRVNGKVDATAQADLGTQILLGQLPLTLRPGARDVLVIGLGSGITVGSALAHPVSHVDVVEISPAVAEAARFFAPHNRGALEDPRARLHVADALAFLQLARKRYDVVISEPSNPWMAGVGNLFTREFYAMARARLAPGGLFAQWIHVYEMDDETVSLVLRTFADAFPAMTVWLMQGRDYLLVGSAEPLRPDFAASERMLGAAPVRGDLARLGIGGLAELLALQTATDRRARRLAGDGPRNTLRFPLLEYRAPIAFFANSSAGLLAGGDERLKAPTGTGRDMLLPAYLRAAGRALAREEFARIVAYQEARHVLPAVARTYAAEWARRFPADPAAWSALARGARKAGDEGAARVAAAQVLRLAPRDPVALALVAELNFARYLDDAGFLADPAGAAARVEASLGALLSASPEKRPETLRRMAAIRLAIGDFAGASDRFSQAAAATTDPAEVARLWVAAAAGAAEQEDIAWARRFAGRALALRPADAKLRAIVDAMVPAAAASP